One Maribacter dokdonensis DSW-8 genomic region harbors:
- a CDS encoding PLP-dependent aminotransferase family protein: MEVNKMLAYITKVIEHMPQDWLNLTTHRLDIYNEKLAKVQFLDQFIHLAKEGNSSTAALSNLPTAYDYIRLGHSLSCVLEWAIGNINGLPAEQVISFQSKTAPILAILRTNLLAHRNTLITYTKELPSAFDIDVLKNIYGFSFDLKKVDSPADVESFNGSTIFISQQHDSSAISVSSHIDFYINMYDELGSVLLINGAENIHYISDIQHFRRRETVAMTPHNCLNALRSLVLPAENSVINNTTEHKAAVLDLIREVSGSETTPLVASSGLSVQYAILMGLVHDALENHKDKAIKIVVPPNCYGGTNDQARRVAACSDAIEIVDLLVDGDNDMVQSIDHVLEQIAAEDAVPYIIAEIPTNPRVEVPDLQKLRAVLSAKRKTDTGSQAIDPVFILDQTFCPNVHFLGDDAILSTVRTISFASGSKFPSGGKCTAGYCIANKKAEALIEKIQLHLALCDNEATDLQYEILAKQMPSMMQRIHDAYINTRDFVSFIEQTLPTAKINFVSEALAKEGFTPSVFSLDLPTKGNTPEEKEAYKRKMNALLIDLMITEIPDESKYCVSYGQLKGCYWTIPATSTQGTTKEDDKDYIARVSLSPNMDLERHKEVFLKFVEQM, encoded by the coding sequence ATGGAAGTGAATAAAATGCTAGCGTATATTACAAAGGTCATTGAACATATGCCACAAGATTGGTTAAACTTAACCACGCATAGGTTGGATATTTACAATGAAAAACTGGCTAAAGTCCAGTTTTTAGACCAGTTTATCCACCTAGCAAAAGAAGGGAATTCCAGCACTGCGGCATTGAGCAATTTACCTACGGCGTATGACTACATTCGTCTCGGTCATTCATTGTCCTGTGTTTTAGAATGGGCCATTGGGAATATCAACGGGTTGCCGGCCGAACAGGTAATCAGTTTTCAGTCCAAGACGGCACCTATTTTAGCCATTTTAAGAACAAACCTTTTAGCGCACAGAAATACGCTTATCACATACACCAAAGAGCTCCCAAGTGCATTTGATATTGATGTGCTAAAAAACATCTACGGTTTTTCATTTGACCTGAAAAAAGTGGATAGTCCCGCTGATGTGGAATCGTTCAATGGCAGTACCATTTTTATCTCACAGCAACATGATAGTTCAGCAATAAGCGTATCATCACATATAGACTTTTACATTAATATGTATGACGAGTTGGGAAGTGTATTGCTTATCAATGGTGCAGAAAATATACATTACATTTCAGATATTCAGCATTTTAGACGTAGGGAAACCGTTGCCATGACACCTCATAATTGCTTGAACGCCTTACGGTCTTTGGTGCTACCGGCTGAAAATTCGGTAATAAATAATACGACGGAGCATAAAGCTGCCGTGTTGGATCTGATACGAGAGGTGAGTGGTAGTGAGACCACACCATTGGTAGCATCGAGCGGCTTATCCGTTCAATATGCGATTCTAATGGGCTTGGTGCACGACGCCTTGGAAAACCATAAGGACAAAGCCATTAAAATTGTGGTTCCACCAAATTGCTATGGTGGCACCAATGATCAAGCAAGGCGCGTTGCCGCTTGCAGCGATGCCATAGAAATAGTGGATTTACTGGTAGATGGTGATAATGATATGGTGCAAAGCATTGATCATGTTTTGGAACAAATAGCCGCCGAAGATGCCGTACCTTATATTATTGCGGAAATACCAACGAATCCGAGAGTTGAAGTTCCCGACCTTCAAAAACTAAGGGCTGTATTAAGTGCCAAACGAAAAACTGATACCGGGAGCCAGGCTATTGATCCCGTATTTATTTTGGACCAAACGTTTTGCCCAAATGTCCATTTTTTAGGAGATGATGCTATTTTGTCAACCGTTAGAACCATTTCATTTGCCAGTGGTTCTAAATTTCCAAGTGGTGGTAAGTGTACCGCCGGATATTGTATAGCGAATAAAAAAGCGGAAGCTTTGATCGAGAAAATACAGTTGCACTTAGCCCTTTGTGATAATGAGGCTACGGATTTGCAATATGAAATTTTAGCAAAACAGATGCCGTCTATGATGCAGCGAATTCATGATGCCTATATCAATACACGAGATTTTGTTTCCTTTATAGAACAAACATTGCCTACGGCTAAAATCAATTTTGTTTCCGAAGCATTGGCAAAGGAAGGTTTTACGCCATCGGTCTTTTCTTTGGACCTACCTACAAAAGGGAATACTCCAGAAGAAAAGGAGGCGTACAAAAGAAAGATGAACGCCCTGTTGATCGATTTAATGATTACCGAAATACCCGATGAAAGTAAGTATTGCGTAAGCTATGGACAATTGAAAGGGTGTTATTGGACCATACCGGCAACATCAACTCAGGGTACCACTAAAGAGGACGATAAGGATTATATCGCCCGTGTGTCGCTTTCCCCTAATATGGACTTAGAACGCCATAAAGAGGTTTTCTTAAAGTTCGTGGAACAAATGTAA
- a CDS encoding PLP-dependent cysteine synthase family protein, with translation MEYAENILGTIGNTPLVKINTLTAELPCLVLAKYETFNPGNSVKDRMALKMIEDAEADGRLQPGGTIIEGTSGNTGMGLALAAIVKGYKCIFVLADKQSKEKCDILRAVGAEVVVCPTAVEPDDPRSYYSVSKRLAKETPNSWYVNQYDNPSNAKAHYESTGPEIWKQTDGKITHFVVGVGTGGTISGVGKYLKEQNPNIKVWGIDTYGSVFKKYHETGIFDEKEIYPYVTEGIGEDILPKNVDFDIIDGFTKVTDKDGAVYTQRLAKEEGMFLGNSAGSAIKGVLQLKEHFTKDDVVVVLFHDHGSRYVGKMFNDDWMRKQGYIE, from the coding sequence ATGGAATACGCAGAAAATATATTGGGAACAATTGGTAATACGCCCCTTGTAAAGATCAATACACTTACGGCAGAATTGCCTTGTTTGGTATTGGCTAAATATGAGACGTTTAACCCTGGTAACTCGGTTAAGGATCGTATGGCCTTAAAGATGATTGAAGATGCTGAAGCGGATGGAAGATTGCAACCTGGCGGCACCATTATTGAAGGTACATCTGGCAATACAGGTATGGGTTTGGCATTGGCTGCCATTGTAAAAGGCTACAAATGTATTTTTGTTTTGGCGGATAAACAGTCCAAAGAAAAGTGCGACATTTTACGTGCCGTAGGTGCAGAAGTGGTCGTGTGCCCTACTGCTGTTGAGCCAGATGATCCACGCTCTTATTATTCGGTTTCCAAAAGATTGGCGAAAGAAACGCCTAATAGTTGGTATGTAAATCAGTATGACAACCCTAGTAATGCCAAGGCACACTACGAAAGCACCGGACCTGAAATTTGGAAACAGACCGATGGTAAGATTACCCATTTTGTAGTTGGTGTGGGTACCGGCGGCACAATTTCCGGTGTGGGCAAGTATTTAAAAGAACAGAATCCCAACATAAAAGTTTGGGGTATAGATACCTATGGTAGCGTATTCAAAAAATACCACGAAACGGGAATTTTTGATGAGAAAGAAATCTACCCTTACGTAACCGAAGGTATTGGCGAAGACATTCTACCCAAAAACGTAGATTTTGATATTATTGACGGATTTACCAAAGTAACCGATAAAGACGGTGCGGTATACACCCAGCGTTTGGCAAAGGAAGAAGGTATGTTCTTGGGCAATTCTGCCGGTTCTGCCATTAAAGGCGTTTTGCAGTTAAAGGAACACTTTACCAAAGATGATGTTGTGGTGGTTTTATTTCATGACCATGGTAGCAGGTATGTTGGTAAAATGTTCAATGATGATTGGATGCGCAAGCAGGGCTATATAGAATAG
- a CDS encoding RidA family protein translates to MERRIINPWEWQNERSYVQAVEVVKPEATLYISGQTAIDAAGISSTGNMRNQLTDTISNLEKVISEAGYACKNIVRLNIYTTSSDEFFASFDIFQDWIKKHEIKQTSTVLEVKSLFETLKVELEVTVVR, encoded by the coding sequence ATGGAACGAAGAATAATTAATCCCTGGGAATGGCAGAATGAAAGAAGTTATGTTCAAGCGGTTGAAGTCGTAAAGCCCGAAGCAACTTTGTACATCTCCGGTCAAACAGCTATAGACGCTGCAGGTATATCTAGTACCGGCAATATGAGAAACCAACTTACAGACACCATAAGCAATTTAGAAAAGGTCATTTCTGAAGCTGGGTATGCATGCAAGAATATTGTACGCTTAAATATTTACACCACGTCATCAGATGAATTCTTTGCCTCTTTCGATATATTTCAAGACTGGATAAAAAAGCATGAAATCAAACAGACCAGTACCGTTTTGGAAGTTAAAAGCCTATTTGAAACCTTAAAAGTTGAGTTAGAGGTTACTGTGGTGCGGTAG
- a CDS encoding Crp/Fnr family transcriptional regulator, whose protein sequence is MEEKLKQHIQKLVPLTDHEFVEVLSYFSFENYGKKDFLIRQGEKVNHCYFIVSGLLKLVLVNQDGKEHIISFAMEDWWESDFSAYFMQTNASMALQTIEPTSVYALPLENYHALSLAFPKMERFFLMKSNLGHIASQNRIVSFLTSDAKGRYEQLLKTHPALFQRVPKTLLASYLGVSRETLSRLSS, encoded by the coding sequence ATGGAAGAGAAGTTAAAACAACATATTCAAAAACTAGTGCCTCTTACCGATCATGAATTTGTAGAAGTGCTTTCATACTTCTCATTCGAAAATTATGGTAAAAAGGATTTTCTTATCCGGCAGGGAGAAAAAGTAAATCATTGTTATTTTATTGTCTCCGGACTCCTAAAATTGGTGTTAGTAAACCAAGATGGTAAAGAACATATTATTTCATTTGCTATGGAAGATTGGTGGGAAAGTGATTTTTCCGCCTATTTCATGCAAACCAATGCTTCCATGGCATTACAGACAATTGAACCCACCAGTGTATACGCTTTACCCCTTGAAAATTACCATGCCTTGTCATTGGCATTTCCAAAAATGGAGCGTTTCTTTTTAATGAAATCAAATTTAGGTCATATCGCCTCGCAAAATAGAATTGTATCTTTTCTAACATCAGACGCAAAAGGTAGGTATGAACAATTGCTCAAAACACATCCGGCATTATTTCAACGCGTACCAAAAACCTTGTTAGCTTCTTATTTGGGTGTATCACGAGAAACACTTAGCAGATTATCCTCTTAG
- a CDS encoding Dabb family protein, with protein MNTFKYVLAAIFAIAQIGNAQSTDDLMLYRKDFKAISGENTVSVTCYEKGGKHYVFAGGVGNIDVYGLNEDGILSPISDHELHMKKGPARGMVATRIKNNDFLFVANKHGNVIESFKILDSGSLERTALTKDTEDTYLGTAITLQVVHMKNASYLFVGGLEENPGLSCFQIQENGALTHVQSMKDDETVHTDGIIGMYVHQVKGKTYLYTGGFQDNGVSSFRVYEDGTFKNLNNISDNKTDRYLTGTYPVTGVTLEDRHYVIVGHRHHKYYKRGNFIKRKDFVYHGDGVSVFKVDKKGALVPHFVLKDDESTKLSGQTRIEVISVNTDEAVLAVGTRDDEAIQLLKLNKEGVLSPMNYLKTGYSIYYGLRSHSIGEKDFLIAGSFRFDLHKLVTYNVLPKINREHKKLRHVVHLKYKSDATNDKIKEAEQAFVALKDQIPQITALEWGINDSEEGASKGFTHTFTLTFNDEHGREIYLFHKAHLDLVAKVGPIIADVLVMDYWTEE; from the coding sequence ATGAATACATTTAAATATGTGCTTGCTGCAATTTTCGCGATAGCGCAGATAGGCAATGCACAGTCTACGGATGATTTAATGCTGTACAGAAAGGATTTTAAAGCCATTTCTGGTGAAAACACTGTTTCTGTTACTTGCTATGAGAAAGGCGGTAAACATTATGTATTTGCCGGCGGTGTGGGCAATATAGATGTGTATGGATTAAATGAAGACGGAATTCTTTCTCCCATAAGCGACCATGAACTGCATATGAAAAAAGGTCCGGCACGGGGTATGGTAGCTACCCGTATAAAAAACAATGACTTTTTATTTGTAGCCAACAAACATGGTAATGTAATTGAAAGCTTTAAAATATTGGATTCTGGATCTTTAGAACGTACAGCATTGACCAAAGATACAGAAGATACCTATTTGGGCACTGCCATTACCTTACAGGTAGTACATATGAAAAATGCTTCTTATTTGTTTGTTGGCGGACTAGAGGAAAATCCCGGTCTAAGTTGTTTTCAAATTCAGGAAAATGGAGCGCTTACCCACGTACAGTCAATGAAAGATGATGAAACGGTACATACAGATGGTATTATTGGCATGTATGTGCACCAAGTAAAAGGTAAAACCTATTTATATACCGGTGGTTTTCAAGATAATGGCGTTAGCAGTTTTAGGGTGTATGAAGACGGTACGTTCAAGAATCTAAATAATATAAGTGACAACAAAACAGATCGTTACCTTACGGGCACTTACCCAGTTACCGGGGTTACCTTAGAAGATCGGCATTATGTAATTGTAGGTCACAGACATCATAAGTACTACAAAAGGGGCAATTTTATAAAAAGAAAAGATTTTGTGTACCATGGTGACGGTGTAAGTGTTTTCAAGGTCGATAAGAAGGGTGCATTAGTACCACATTTTGTTCTGAAGGATGACGAGAGCACCAAACTATCTGGACAAACAAGAATAGAAGTCATTTCGGTCAATACTGATGAAGCGGTATTGGCGGTAGGCACTAGAGATGATGAGGCTATACAATTGCTAAAGTTGAATAAGGAAGGGGTCCTTAGCCCTATGAACTATTTGAAAACGGGGTATTCCATTTATTACGGTTTAAGGTCGCACTCCATTGGCGAAAAGGATTTTCTTATTGCAGGTTCGTTTCGGTTCGATTTACATAAATTGGTGACCTACAATGTACTACCTAAAATAAATAGAGAACATAAAAAACTGAGGCACGTGGTTCATTTAAAATATAAATCTGATGCTACCAATGATAAGATTAAAGAAGCGGAACAAGCTTTTGTAGCCCTTAAAGACCAAATTCCACAGATTACGGCATTGGAATGGGGAATAAATGATAGTGAAGAAGGCGCCAGCAAAGGTTTTACACATACCTTCACGCTGACATTTAACGATGAACACGGTAGGGAAATATACCTTTTTCATAAAGCCCACTTAGATTTGGTAGCCAAAGTAGGACCTATCATTGCCGATGTTTTGGTAATGGATTATTGGACAGAGGAATAG
- a CDS encoding GlcG/HbpS family heme-binding protein codes for MDDAYAQVTYNITHNEALEVLLEAKSKAEADGVLVNIAVVDAGANLKAFIRMDQSFLGSIDVAIKKAKTARYFNMDTGELGELTQPGGIIYNIEHSNDGLMTFPGGYPIKNKQGEIIGAIGVSGGTIDQDREIAIAGAKYVLN; via the coding sequence ATGGATGACGCTTATGCGCAAGTAACCTATAACATTACCCATAATGAAGCTTTGGAAGTGTTACTTGAAGCAAAGTCAAAAGCGGAAGCCGATGGCGTACTTGTAAATATAGCCGTGGTAGATGCCGGTGCTAACCTAAAGGCGTTTATAAGAATGGACCAATCTTTTTTAGGAAGTATTGATGTAGCAATCAAAAAGGCAAAAACGGCAAGGTATTTTAATATGGATACCGGTGAACTGGGCGAACTGACACAACCTGGCGGTATTATTTATAATATTGAACATTCTAATGACGGACTCATGACTTTTCCCGGTGGCTATCCTATTAAAAATAAGCAAGGAGAAATCATTGGGGCAATTGGTGTTAGTGGCGGTACTATAGATCAAGACAGGGAAATTGCCATTGCAGGTGCCAAATACGTTTTAAATTAA
- a CDS encoding Crp/Fnr family transcriptional regulator, whose translation MIFDPLIAHVNKIIHLSKDEEQEFCSYFHLKTIDKKDFILQQGEICKFEGFVLEGCFRTFTLDKKGNENTMFFAAKDWWLMDIDSFMNNKPSELNIQALEDSQVLIINRKNKEQLYAAIPSAEKLFRIMFQKSVVAWQRRLVQNHSLTAKERYLLFISTYPEIASKLTDRQTSSYLGITHEFLSKIKKQL comes from the coding sequence ATGATTTTCGACCCTTTAATAGCGCATGTCAATAAAATTATTCATTTATCAAAAGATGAAGAACAAGAATTTTGCAGCTATTTTCATCTAAAGACTATTGATAAAAAAGATTTCATATTACAACAAGGTGAAATCTGCAAGTTTGAAGGTTTTGTGCTAGAAGGTTGTTTTAGAACGTTTACCCTGGACAAAAAAGGTAATGAAAACACCATGTTCTTCGCCGCAAAAGATTGGTGGCTTATGGACATAGATAGTTTTATGAACAACAAACCTTCAGAATTGAACATTCAGGCTTTAGAGGATAGTCAAGTGCTAATTATTAACAGGAAGAACAAGGAACAACTATACGCGGCAATACCGTCTGCAGAAAAATTGTTTCGCATCATGTTTCAGAAGTCCGTCGTGGCATGGCAGCGCAGGTTGGTGCAAAACCATAGCTTAACGGCAAAAGAAAGATATCTTCTCTTCATATCTACCTACCCGGAAATTGCTTCTAAATTAACGGATCGGCAGACTTCTAGCTATCTCGGCATCACACATGAATTTCTAAGTAAAATAAAAAAGCAGCTTTAA
- the thiD gene encoding bifunctional hydroxymethylpyrimidine kinase/phosphomethylpyrimidine kinase yields MEDLNRTYNSVLSIAGSDSGGCAGIQADIKSISACGAFAATVITATTAQNTQGVTDIHAIPIAHLEKQLDAVLSDIYFGAIKIGMLHSCEVINMVETKLTEYKATNIVLDPVMVSTSGHKLIADDAIECLKDFLPKVSLITPNIPEAELLINEKINVDNMKAMAQKIGEQFQVSVLLKGGHVDNDSFIMTDVFYVHETKTVKIITNPRVNTTNIHGTGCSLSSSIAAYLSLGFTMDEAITKGCNYVNQAIAAGKDKILGHGNGPINHFGM; encoded by the coding sequence ATGGAAGATTTAAATAGAACCTATAATAGTGTGTTAAGTATCGCTGGGAGCGATTCTGGCGGTTGTGCAGGTATACAGGCAGATATTAAAAGTATTAGCGCCTGCGGTGCATTTGCGGCAACGGTAATAACGGCCACTACGGCTCAGAATACGCAAGGTGTAACAGATATACACGCTATACCCATTGCACATTTGGAAAAACAACTAGATGCCGTATTGAGTGATATTTATTTTGGCGCCATTAAAATTGGCATGCTCCATTCTTGCGAGGTAATCAATATGGTAGAAACTAAATTGACCGAGTATAAAGCAACTAATATTGTATTAGACCCTGTTATGGTGAGTACATCCGGTCATAAATTAATTGCGGACGATGCTATTGAATGTTTAAAGGATTTTCTACCAAAGGTGAGCTTGATTACGCCTAACATACCCGAAGCGGAATTATTGATCAATGAAAAAATCAATGTGGACAACATGAAAGCTATGGCACAAAAAATTGGTGAACAGTTTCAAGTCTCCGTTTTGTTGAAAGGTGGTCATGTGGATAATGATTCTTTTATTATGACCGATGTTTTTTATGTTCATGAGACCAAAACAGTAAAAATCATCACCAACCCAAGGGTAAACACTACTAATATACATGGTACCGGTTGTAGTCTTTCTTCAAGCATTGCAGCTTATTTAAGTTTAGGATTTACTATGGATGAAGCAATTACAAAAGGGTGTAATTACGTAAACCAAGCTATTGCCGCGGGTAAAGATAAAATCTTGGGTCATGGCAATGGTCCTATTAATCATTTTGGAATGTAA
- the tenA gene encoding thiaminase II produces the protein MQDWYTLVRQETDFILEAIKQQPFIKELMNGTLSSDVFQFYINQDAMYLAEYKKVLATVGVKCQHENDTQFFLDSATGIIHVENALHQIFLKDNRLTHEPSPTCELYTSYLTRMVANHSLEEALAAVLPCFTIYKEIGDYIQENQTNKADNPYQDWIDTYGGEEFATSVNNAVAITNRYAENASEEVLQKMKTAFIKASKLEWMFWDSAYNKEAWKI, from the coding sequence ATGCAAGACTGGTACACACTAGTAAGACAAGAAACAGATTTTATTCTAGAAGCAATAAAACAACAGCCCTTTATCAAAGAACTGATGAACGGCACGCTATCATCGGATGTATTTCAATTTTATATCAATCAAGATGCCATGTATTTGGCGGAGTATAAAAAAGTACTTGCTACAGTGGGTGTTAAGTGTCAGCATGAAAACGACACACAGTTTTTTCTGGATTCGGCAACCGGCATTATTCATGTTGAAAATGCGCTTCATCAAATTTTCTTGAAAGATAATCGGTTAACACATGAGCCCTCGCCTACTTGTGAATTGTACACTAGTTATTTAACACGTATGGTAGCAAACCATTCTTTAGAAGAAGCGTTGGCAGCCGTGCTCCCCTGCTTTACCATTTACAAAGAAATTGGGGATTACATTCAAGAAAACCAAACCAATAAAGCAGATAATCCATATCAAGATTGGATAGATACCTATGGCGGGGAAGAATTTGCAACCTCGGTCAATAATGCGGTAGCAATTACCAATAGGTATGCGGAAAATGCTTCAGAAGAAGTTTTACAAAAAATGAAAACAGCTTTTATAAAAGCATCTAAATTGGAATGGATGTTTTGGGATAGCGCCTATAATAAAGAAGCATGGAAGATTTAA
- the thiE gene encoding thiamine phosphate synthase, protein MPKIDYALMYVTDDSIRDDNSFFAILEAALKGGVTLVQLREKTCDTATFYKRAVHAKELCVANNIPLIINDRIDIALAVNADGVHIGQTDMPFNVARRLLGKSSIIGLSVSTLEEAIKDNAQAADYIGISPIFSTDTKTTDLAKPLGLSGLRSIRKIYNKPMVCIGGINKNNTAEIISNGADGIAVVSAISKAVEPLTATKELKQIVCKTGTH, encoded by the coding sequence ATGCCTAAAATAGATTATGCTTTAATGTATGTTACCGATGATAGTATTAGGGACGATAATTCCTTTTTTGCTATTCTAGAAGCTGCTTTAAAGGGCGGTGTAACATTGGTACAATTACGTGAGAAGACCTGCGACACGGCTACATTTTACAAACGTGCCGTTCATGCAAAAGAATTGTGTGTGGCTAATAACATTCCATTGATCATTAATGACCGTATAGACATTGCACTGGCAGTGAATGCAGACGGAGTTCACATTGGACAAACCGATATGCCATTTAACGTTGCCAGACGTCTACTAGGAAAAAGTTCCATTATCGGACTATCGGTAAGTACTTTGGAAGAAGCTATAAAGGATAATGCCCAAGCCGCTGATTATATTGGCATCTCCCCTATTTTTTCAACGGATACGAAAACTACAGATCTAGCGAAACCCTTAGGTCTTTCGGGTCTTAGATCAATACGAAAAATATATAATAAACCTATGGTCTGTATTGGTGGTATCAACAAAAATAATACAGCGGAGATTATAAGCAACGGTGCCGATGGTATTGCCGTAGTTTCCGCAATTTCAAAAGCAGTTGAACCACTAACGGCAACAAAAGAATTAAAACAAATAGTATGCAAGACTGGTACACACTAG
- the thiM gene encoding hydroxyethylthiazole kinase, whose product MSSISEILQEIRSKSPLVHNITNYVVMNNTANALLAVGASPVMAHAKEEVKDIVAISSSLVINMGTLSEKWVESMLMAAAQAKATNTPFVFDPVGVGASAYRTEVAQKIIETAIPNVIRGNASEIMALAKLTNSTKGVDSTMDNQDAIEGATLLAKQLNNTVVISGAIDYIITADTISKIENGSPLMAKITGMGCTATAMVGACLGVEENTHLAAVAAMAIMGVAGDMANDKSAGPGSFQMNFYDSLYELSPEVLVAKVKTNA is encoded by the coding sequence ATGAGCAGTATTTCCGAGATATTACAAGAAATAAGAAGTAAGAGTCCTTTAGTTCATAACATTACCAATTATGTAGTCATGAACAATACTGCCAATGCTTTATTGGCTGTTGGTGCATCTCCTGTAATGGCTCACGCTAAAGAAGAGGTCAAGGATATTGTTGCTATTTCTTCTTCACTGGTTATCAATATGGGAACACTGAGCGAAAAATGGGTAGAAAGTATGCTAATGGCTGCAGCACAAGCCAAAGCGACCAATACCCCTTTTGTTTTCGACCCGGTTGGCGTTGGTGCATCTGCATACAGAACGGAAGTGGCACAGAAGATCATAGAGACAGCAATACCCAATGTAATTCGTGGAAATGCCTCGGAGATAATGGCCTTGGCTAAATTGACCAATTCCACTAAGGGTGTGGATAGTACTATGGATAACCAAGATGCCATTGAAGGTGCTACCCTACTTGCCAAGCAACTTAATAATACCGTAGTGATCAGTGGTGCTATAGATTACATCATCACTGCAGATACTATTAGTAAAATAGAAAATGGAAGCCCGCTAATGGCAAAAATTACCGGAATGGGCTGTACAGCAACCGCTATGGTAGGTGCTTGTTTGGGTGTTGAGGAAAATACACATTTAGCTGCAGTTGCTGCAATGGCCATAATGGGCGTTGCAGGTGATATGGCAAATGATAAGAGTGCCGGTCCGGGCAGCTTTCAAATGAATTTTTATGATAGTCTATATGAGCTTTCCCCTGAAGTTTTAGTGGCAAAAGTTAAGACGAATGCCTAA
- a CDS encoding polysaccharide lyase family 7 protein yields MKKHIIALASLVTIFCFTNCKNTTKKTNDAPIENDPEETVYASEVIPFFDDWKLILGDGSNAGVANNFENKDFFYVANDGKDDWVVFKAPNGGNTHGSSNNTRTELAQIKKWYPKTANDKLTATLKVINVSSTGDARVAATHAVVVGQIHSADAFENEPLKIFYKKYPGHNKGSVFWHYEINTAGDDNSKRWDYSTAVWGNDFSVVGETVDTYPAEPEDGIALGEEFSYEVIVKDGIMSLKFMSDGHETKTYTKNLLESEYPTQADIPEQTKKLFFPIGQDGVERKEAYAGEGCFFKLGAYNQTNGKSPDENMNWCSGAETHGGDIQKQYADGNYAEVWFKTASIEVSDAAVSNEGYFSKNDDYKSK; encoded by the coding sequence ATGAAAAAACATATAATTGCCTTGGCATCGTTAGTAACAATTTTTTGTTTTACTAATTGTAAGAACACAACCAAGAAAACAAATGATGCTCCTATTGAGAATGATCCAGAAGAAACGGTTTACGCAAGTGAGGTAATTCCGTTCTTTGATGATTGGAAATTAATTTTGGGCGATGGTTCAAATGCGGGAGTAGCCAATAACTTTGAAAACAAAGATTTCTTTTACGTTGCCAATGATGGCAAAGATGATTGGGTAGTTTTTAAAGCACCCAATGGTGGCAATACCCATGGCTCTTCCAATAATACCAGGACCGAACTGGCGCAAATTAAAAAATGGTACCCAAAAACGGCAAATGATAAGTTGACGGCAACTCTTAAAGTAATAAACGTGTCATCTACGGGAGATGCCCGTGTGGCAGCAACCCACGCGGTAGTTGTGGGTCAGATTCATAGCGCAGATGCCTTTGAAAACGAGCCATTGAAAATCTTTTACAAAAAATACCCAGGTCATAACAAAGGCTCTGTATTTTGGCATTATGAAATCAATACCGCTGGTGATGATAATTCTAAGAGGTGGGACTACTCTACTGCTGTTTGGGGCAATGATTTTTCGGTAGTTGGTGAAACTGTGGATACTTATCCTGCGGAACCTGAAGATGGCATAGCGCTAGGTGAAGAATTCAGCTATGAGGTTATTGTAAAAGACGGTATCATGAGCTTAAAGTTTATGAGTGACGGACATGAAACCAAAACGTATACCAAAAATTTACTGGAATCGGAATACCCAACACAGGCGGATATACCTGAGCAAACCAAGAAATTGTTCTTCCCTATTGGTCAAGATGGTGTTGAACGCAAAGAGGCATACGCTGGTGAAGGCTGCTTTTTTAAATTGGGCGCTTATAATCAAACCAACGGAAAATCTCCAGATGAAAACATGAACTGGTGTTCTGGTGCAGAAACCCATGGTGGCGATATTCAAAAGCAATATGCCGATGGCAATTATGCAGAAGTTTGGTTCAAAACGGCTAGTATAGAAGTTAGCGATGCCGCAGTATCAAACGAAGGGTATTTTTCTAAAAACGATGATTACAAATCAAAGTAA